In Deltaproteobacteria bacterium, a genomic segment contains:
- a CDS encoding tetratricopeptide repeat protein, with product MFSSFSLKARPAETLFIILCISLYFSAMARAQQDQWQQLNLEMARLFRQGQFARAAEVGHRAVAAAEKIYGPGHLNVAIALNNLATVYRALDRYAAAESCYRRSLTIKEKNFGPMHPRVATTLNNLAGLYRQQRKYAQAESLYKRALAIREKSLPADHPDLGQSLNNLALLYKEEKRYKEALPLYNRALEIWEKSLGPDDPNVATVLENMSQLYRELGQEDRARKLQERATNIHRSP from the coding sequence ATGTTCAGTTCCTTTTCTTTGAAAGCCAGGCCGGCTGAAACACTGTTCATAATATTATGCATCTCTTTGTACTTCAGTGCCATGGCCAGGGCGCAGCAGGACCAGTGGCAGCAGTTGAATCTCGAAATGGCCAGGCTCTTCCGCCAGGGACAATTTGCCCGGGCCGCCGAGGTGGGACATCGTGCCGTGGCAGCAGCTGAAAAGATTTATGGTCCAGGACACCTGAATGTGGCGATTGCTCTCAACAATCTGGCAACTGTGTACAGGGCCCTGGACCGCTATGCTGCTGCTGAGTCTTGCTACCGGCGGTCACTAACAATAAAGGAGAAGAATTTTGGGCCGATGCACCCCAGAGTTGCTACCACCCTCAATAACCTGGCCGGCCTCTATCGACAGCAGAGAAAATACGCGCAGGCAGAATCCCTTTATAAACGGGCCCTGGCCATCAGAGAAAAGAGTTTGCCTGCTGATCATCCAGATCTCGGCCAGTCGCTCAACAACCTGGCACTCCTCTACAAGGAAGAGAAAAGATACAAAGAGGCACTGCCGCTCTACAATAGAGCGCTCGAGATATGGGAAAAGTCCCTGGGCCCGGATGACCCCAATGTGGCTACCGTGCTCGAAAACATGTCACAGCTTTACCGAGAACTCGGCCAGGAGGACAGGGCCAGGAAGCTGCAAGAGCGGGCAACAAACATTCACCGGAGCCCGTAG
- a CDS encoding Two component regulator three Y domain protein gives MKKYIIVALAVVFICVLLAVQRVSADIPTVEREALIALYNSTAGDSWTDNCGWKVGGDFTAPGTEDGWHGVTVENVGGSDTVTMIDLHDNNLVGTLPVELGNLSNLQRLYLYSNQLTGSIPSSLGNLSNLQGLVLAGNQLENNIPAVLGNLSNLEYLDLSSNQLNGNIPAELGNLSELKELYLFGNQLNGNIPAALGNLGNLRKLYLYTNKLTGSIPSELGNLSNLQVLCLYDNQLRGPLPRELGNLSNLESLRLFLNELMGPIPVELANLTNLEEGALDLRWNHLFTRDDSLRTFLNSKQAGGDWESYQTLPFAIVTPMLMLQLPD, from the coding sequence ATGAAAAAGTATATCATTGTTGCTCTGGCAGTGGTGTTCATCTGTGTGCTGCTTGCGGTACAGCGAGTGTCTGCAGACATTCCCACTGTGGAGCGGGAAGCGCTCATTGCCCTCTATAACAGCACGGCTGGCGACAGCTGGACCGACAACTGCGGCTGGAAGGTGGGAGGAGATTTTACTGCACCAGGGACGGAAGATGGATGGCACGGGGTGACCGTGGAAAACGTCGGTGGCAGTGACACGGTGACAATGATAGACTTACATGACAACAACCTGGTTGGGACGCTCCCTGTGGAGCTGGGCAATTTGAGCAATCTCCAAAGGCTTTATCTATACAGCAATCAGCTGACCGGGAGCATTCCCTCCAGCCTGGGCAATCTGAGCAATCTTCAAGGGCTTGTTCTTGCCGGTAATCAGCTGGAAAATAACATACCAGCCGTTCTCGGTAATTTGAGTAACCTGGAATATCTTGATCTCAGCTCTAACCAATTAAATGGCAATATACCAGCTGAACTGGGCAACCTCAGTGAACTTAAAGAACTTTATTTATTCGGCAACCAGCTGAATGGTAACATACCAGCAGCATTGGGCAATCTCGGCAATCTTAGAAAACTTTATCTATACACCAACAAACTAACCGGTAGCATCCCCTCGGAGCTAGGTAATCTGAGCAATCTTCAAGTACTTTGTCTATATGACAACCAGTTGAGGGGACCTCTACCACGTGAGCTGGGAAATCTGTCAAATCTTGAATCTCTGAGATTATTCTTGAATGAACTTATGGGTCCCATTCCGGTGGAGCTGGCAAATCTCACCAATCTGGAAGAAGGCGCATTGGATCTTCGCTGGAATCATCTTTTTACAAGGGATGATTCCCTGCGCACCTTTCTCAACTCCAAGCAGGCTGGCGGCGATTGGGAGAGTTATCAGACCCTGCCATTTGCCATAGTAACCCCCATGCTGATGCTGCAATTGCCGGATTAG